One Legionella lansingensis genomic region harbors:
- a CDS encoding phospholipase, with protein sequence MIKDILYCLWLSCLVMAVSHAAETVYHGDNQQLIEQMLEHHNAGFVGLEHQEYGDTVQLHWEPLTKPHPLGRLHLPNGLELSYGDIVALGGDLFGDPSCVISDSKPEQRNSCFKRHFADLALPQDTNNPTVQAIALLSYFSALSKQLEYAREQGQSDWQFYGELGSEFNKQLNRLTGGGSLISSYLPFGQYLKLAQVNFDHFVPDSLIAYQVGHRVALGTAQHAHALFIEGKLSDASLALQLAYAQNAFANHYLTDSMSSGHMRTPRRAIHNELFLPAILKLLIANLMHDEDSQFGLMVWLKLASLWRCIFKAPRCCYPARNFKKNHATLS encoded by the coding sequence ATGATAAAGGATATCTTATATTGTTTATGGTTGTCGTGCCTTGTTATGGCTGTTTCTCATGCAGCGGAGACGGTTTATCATGGTGATAATCAGCAACTTATTGAACAGATGCTGGAACATCATAATGCAGGTTTTGTTGGGCTTGAACACCAAGAATATGGGGATACAGTACAGTTACATTGGGAGCCGTTAACAAAACCTCACCCCTTAGGGAGATTACACTTACCCAATGGTCTTGAATTGAGTTATGGAGATATTGTCGCACTGGGTGGTGATTTATTTGGCGATCCATCTTGTGTCATTTCAGATAGTAAGCCTGAGCAACGAAACAGTTGTTTCAAACGTCACTTTGCCGATTTGGCTTTACCACAAGATACGAACAACCCAACAGTGCAAGCTATTGCTTTGCTCTCTTATTTTTCTGCTCTGAGCAAACAACTTGAGTATGCTCGTGAACAAGGTCAAAGCGATTGGCAATTTTACGGAGAGTTGGGTTCAGAGTTTAATAAGCAATTGAATCGTCTTACTGGTGGCGGAAGCCTCATCAGTTCCTATTTGCCTTTTGGTCAATATCTAAAACTTGCTCAGGTAAATTTTGATCATTTTGTCCCTGACTCTCTCATTGCCTATCAGGTAGGGCACCGTGTTGCCCTGGGGACGGCTCAGCACGCGCATGCGTTATTCATCGAAGGAAAACTCTCTGACGCAAGCCTGGCTTTACAGCTTGCTTATGCACAAAATGCGTTTGCCAATCATTACTTAACTGATTCCATGTCTTCCGGCCACATGCGTACTCCGAGACGTGCTATTCATAATGAGCTTTTTCTTCCTGCTATCCTCAAATTGTTGATTGCCAATTTAATGCATGATGAAGACTCTCAATTCGGTTTGATGGTGTGGCTTAAGTTGGCAAGCCTATGGCGATGCATATTTAAGGCACCCCGATGCTGTTACCCAGCGAGAAATTTTAAAAAAAATCATGCAACTCTCAGTTGA